One genomic region from Oncorhynchus gorbuscha isolate QuinsamMale2020 ecotype Even-year linkage group LG13, OgorEven_v1.0, whole genome shotgun sequence encodes:
- the LOC123992819 gene encoding tripartite motif-containing protein 3-like isoform X1, with amino-acid sequence MSVAMAKRETGSTSPVVRQIDKQFLVCSICLDHYHNPKVLPCLHTFCEKCLQNYIPPQSLTLSCPVCRQTSILPEKGVAALQNNFFITNLMEVLQRDPECSPPEACSVLESVSAAAACQPLSCPNHEGKVMEFYCESCETAMCLECTEGEHREHVTVPLRDVLEQQKAALKTQLDAIRNRLPQLRAAIELVGEISKQLTDRKNEAVTEISSTFEELERALHLRKTTLITDLENICCTKQKVLQAQLSSLLQGKDNIQSCSSFTEQALSHGSATEVLLVQKQMGERVSALARHTYPEQPHENSHLDCQVETEGLRRSIQNLGVLITTGAVGHTSVATGEGLRHTLVSQHTTVTVTTKDKDSELVKTGNAALRAEIVSMDGAVTTETEVVDNKNGTYEVGYTMRSEGEFSFSLLLYDQPVRGSPFRLRAVKPSDVLQSPDDVKRRVKSPSGTGGHIRQKAVRRPSSMYSTTKKKENPIEDELIYRVGTRGRDKAEFTNLQGISTSSNGRIVVADSNNQCIQVFSNDGAFKLRFGVRGRSPGQLQRPTGVTVDMNGDIIVADYDNRWVSIFSSDGKFKSKIGAGRLMGPKGVAVDRNGHIITVDNKACCVFIFQANGKLVTKFGARGTSDRQFTEKSGTNISLEPKLSKSGPAFSPHFVAINNKNEIVVTDFHNHSVKVYSADGEFLFKFGSHGEGNGQFNAPTGVAVDANGNIIVADWGNSRIQVFDSSGSFLSYINTTADPLYGPQGLSLTSDGHVAVADSGNHCFKVYRYLQ; translated from the exons ATGTCTGTCGCCATGGCGAAGCGTGAGACGGGCAGCACCAGCCCAGTGGTTCGGCAGATAGACAAACAGTTCCTGGTCTGCAGCATCTGTCTGGACCACTACCACAACCCTAAAGTCCTGCCCTGCCTACACACCTTCTGTGAGAA ATGCCTCCAGAACTACATCCCCCCTCAGTCCCTGACACTATCGTGTCCCGTGTGTCGTCAGACGTCCATCCTGCCAGAGAAGGGCGTGGCCGCGCTGCAGAACAACTTCTTCATAACCAACCTGATGGAGGTGCTGCAGAGGGACCCAGAGTGTTCTCCTCCAGAGGCCTGCAGTGTGCTGGAGTCAGTCAGTGCTGCTGCCGCCTGCCAGCCGCTCTCCTGCCCCAACCACGAGGGCAAG GTGATGGAGTTCTACTGCGAGTCGTGTGAGACTGCCATGTGTTTGGAGTGTACTGAAGGAGAGCACAGGGAACATGTGACTGTCCCTCTGAGAGATGTCTTGGAGCAACAGAAAGCAGCCCTGAAGACCCAGCTGGATGCCATACGCAACAG GCTGCCCCAGCTGAGGGCTGCTATAGAGCTGGTAGGGGAGATCTCCAAGCAGCTGACTGACAGGAAGAACGAGGCGGTGACAGAGATCAGCAGTACCTTTGAGGAGCTAGAGAGGGCGCTACACCTCAGGAAGACCACCCTCATCACTGACCTGGAGAACATCTGCTGCACCAAGCAGAAG GTGCTCCAGgcccagctctcctctctcctgcaggGTAAGGACAACATCCAGAGCTGCAGTAGTTTTACGGAGCAGGCTCTGAGCCATGGCAGTGCTACAGAGGTTCTGCTTGTCCAGAAACAGATGGGAGAGAGGGTCAGCGCCCTGGCCCGACACACCTACCCAGAACAG CCCCATGAGAACAGCCATCTTGACTGCCAGGTGGAGACAGAGGGTCTTCGTCGTTCCATCCAGAATCTGGGTGTGCTCATCACCACAGGAGCCGTAGGCCACACCTCCGTCGCCACGGGAGAGGGACTACGCCACACCCTGGTTAGCCAGCACACCACCGTCACCGTGACGACCAAGGACAAGGACAGTGAGCTGGTGAAGACGGGCAACGCGGCGCTGCGGGCCGAGATCGTGTCGATGGACGGGGCGGTAACCACGGAGACAGAGGTGGTGGATAATAAGAATGGGACGTATGAG GTGGGCTATACCATGCGCTCTGAGGGGgagttctccttctctctcctcctgtacgaCCAGCCGGTCAGGGGCAGTCCGTTCCGGCTGCGTGCTGTCAAGCCCTCGGACGTCCTGCAGTCTCCAGACGATGtgaagaggagggtgaagagtCCTAGTGGGACGGGGGGCCACATCAGACAGAAGGCTGTGAGGAGACCCTCCAGTATGTACAGCACCACCAAGAAGAAGGAGAACCCCATCGAGGATGAACTCATCTACAGAGTCG GaaccagagggagagataaagcagAGTTTACAAACCTCCAGGGAATCTCCACATCCAGCAACGGACGCATCGTAGTGGCTGACAGCAACAACCAGTGTATACAG GTGTTCTCAAACGATGGGGCATTCAAGCTGAGGTTTGGGGTCAGGGGTCGGTCGCCGGGGCAACTGCAGCGCCCCACTGGGGTCACCGTGGATATGAACGGTGACATCATCGTGGCCGACTACGACAACCGCTGGGTCAGCATCTTCTCCTCCGACGGAAAGTTCAAG AGTAAGATCGGTGCTGGTCGTCTGATGGGCCCTAAGGGCGTGGCGGTGGACAGGAACGGACACATCATCACCGTGGACAACAAGGCCTGCTGCGTGTTCATCTTCCAGGCCAATGGGAAGCTGGTCACCAAGTTTGGTGCCAGGGGGACGTCAGACAGACAGTTCACAG AAAAAAGTGGTACAAACATTTCACTGGAACCAAAGCTGAGTAAATCTGGCCCTGCGTTTA GTCCCCACTTTGTGGCgatcaacaacaaaaatgagATTGTGGTAACAGACTTCCACAATCATTCGGTGAAG GTGTACAGTGCAGACGGGGAGTTCCTGTTTAAGTTTGGTTCCCATGGCGAGGGGAACGGACAGTTCAACGCCCCGACGGGCGTTGCCGTGGACGCCAACGGGAACATCATCGTTGCTGACTGGGGGAACAGCAGAATACAG GTGTTTGATAGTTCCGGGTCGTTCCTGTCCTACATCAACACCACAGCAGACCCTCTCTATGGTCCACAGGGCCTGTCTCTGACCTCTGATGGACACGTGGCTGTGGCTGATTCTGGCAACCACTGCTTCAAGGTTTACCGCTACCTGCAGTAG
- the LOC123992819 gene encoding tripartite motif-containing protein 3-like isoform X2, translated as MEVLQRDPECSPPEACSVLESVSAAAACQPLSCPNHEGKVMEFYCESCETAMCLECTEGEHREHVTVPLRDVLEQQKAALKTQLDAIRNRLPQLRAAIELVGEISKQLTDRKNEAVTEISSTFEELERALHLRKTTLITDLENICCTKQKVLQAQLSSLLQGKDNIQSCSSFTEQALSHGSATEVLLVQKQMGERVSALARHTYPEQPHENSHLDCQVETEGLRRSIQNLGVLITTGAVGHTSVATGEGLRHTLVSQHTTVTVTTKDKDSELVKTGNAALRAEIVSMDGAVTTETEVVDNKNGTYEVGYTMRSEGEFSFSLLLYDQPVRGSPFRLRAVKPSDVLQSPDDVKRRVKSPSGTGGHIRQKAVRRPSSMYSTTKKKENPIEDELIYRVGTRGRDKAEFTNLQGISTSSNGRIVVADSNNQCIQVFSNDGAFKLRFGVRGRSPGQLQRPTGVTVDMNGDIIVADYDNRWVSIFSSDGKFKSKIGAGRLMGPKGVAVDRNGHIITVDNKACCVFIFQANGKLVTKFGARGTSDRQFTEKSGTNISLEPKLSKSGPAFSPHFVAINNKNEIVVTDFHNHSVKVYSADGEFLFKFGSHGEGNGQFNAPTGVAVDANGNIIVADWGNSRIQVFDSSGSFLSYINTTADPLYGPQGLSLTSDGHVAVADSGNHCFKVYRYLQ; from the exons ATGGAGGTGCTGCAGAGGGACCCAGAGTGTTCTCCTCCAGAGGCCTGCAGTGTGCTGGAGTCAGTCAGTGCTGCTGCCGCCTGCCAGCCGCTCTCCTGCCCCAACCACGAGGGCAAG GTGATGGAGTTCTACTGCGAGTCGTGTGAGACTGCCATGTGTTTGGAGTGTACTGAAGGAGAGCACAGGGAACATGTGACTGTCCCTCTGAGAGATGTCTTGGAGCAACAGAAAGCAGCCCTGAAGACCCAGCTGGATGCCATACGCAACAG GCTGCCCCAGCTGAGGGCTGCTATAGAGCTGGTAGGGGAGATCTCCAAGCAGCTGACTGACAGGAAGAACGAGGCGGTGACAGAGATCAGCAGTACCTTTGAGGAGCTAGAGAGGGCGCTACACCTCAGGAAGACCACCCTCATCACTGACCTGGAGAACATCTGCTGCACCAAGCAGAAG GTGCTCCAGgcccagctctcctctctcctgcaggGTAAGGACAACATCCAGAGCTGCAGTAGTTTTACGGAGCAGGCTCTGAGCCATGGCAGTGCTACAGAGGTTCTGCTTGTCCAGAAACAGATGGGAGAGAGGGTCAGCGCCCTGGCCCGACACACCTACCCAGAACAG CCCCATGAGAACAGCCATCTTGACTGCCAGGTGGAGACAGAGGGTCTTCGTCGTTCCATCCAGAATCTGGGTGTGCTCATCACCACAGGAGCCGTAGGCCACACCTCCGTCGCCACGGGAGAGGGACTACGCCACACCCTGGTTAGCCAGCACACCACCGTCACCGTGACGACCAAGGACAAGGACAGTGAGCTGGTGAAGACGGGCAACGCGGCGCTGCGGGCCGAGATCGTGTCGATGGACGGGGCGGTAACCACGGAGACAGAGGTGGTGGATAATAAGAATGGGACGTATGAG GTGGGCTATACCATGCGCTCTGAGGGGgagttctccttctctctcctcctgtacgaCCAGCCGGTCAGGGGCAGTCCGTTCCGGCTGCGTGCTGTCAAGCCCTCGGACGTCCTGCAGTCTCCAGACGATGtgaagaggagggtgaagagtCCTAGTGGGACGGGGGGCCACATCAGACAGAAGGCTGTGAGGAGACCCTCCAGTATGTACAGCACCACCAAGAAGAAGGAGAACCCCATCGAGGATGAACTCATCTACAGAGTCG GaaccagagggagagataaagcagAGTTTACAAACCTCCAGGGAATCTCCACATCCAGCAACGGACGCATCGTAGTGGCTGACAGCAACAACCAGTGTATACAG GTGTTCTCAAACGATGGGGCATTCAAGCTGAGGTTTGGGGTCAGGGGTCGGTCGCCGGGGCAACTGCAGCGCCCCACTGGGGTCACCGTGGATATGAACGGTGACATCATCGTGGCCGACTACGACAACCGCTGGGTCAGCATCTTCTCCTCCGACGGAAAGTTCAAG AGTAAGATCGGTGCTGGTCGTCTGATGGGCCCTAAGGGCGTGGCGGTGGACAGGAACGGACACATCATCACCGTGGACAACAAGGCCTGCTGCGTGTTCATCTTCCAGGCCAATGGGAAGCTGGTCACCAAGTTTGGTGCCAGGGGGACGTCAGACAGACAGTTCACAG AAAAAAGTGGTACAAACATTTCACTGGAACCAAAGCTGAGTAAATCTGGCCCTGCGTTTA GTCCCCACTTTGTGGCgatcaacaacaaaaatgagATTGTGGTAACAGACTTCCACAATCATTCGGTGAAG GTGTACAGTGCAGACGGGGAGTTCCTGTTTAAGTTTGGTTCCCATGGCGAGGGGAACGGACAGTTCAACGCCCCGACGGGCGTTGCCGTGGACGCCAACGGGAACATCATCGTTGCTGACTGGGGGAACAGCAGAATACAG GTGTTTGATAGTTCCGGGTCGTTCCTGTCCTACATCAACACCACAGCAGACCCTCTCTATGGTCCACAGGGCCTGTCTCTGACCTCTGATGGACACGTGGCTGTGGCTGATTCTGGCAACCACTGCTTCAAGGTTTACCGCTACCTGCAGTAG